A segment of the bacterium genome:
CCTGGCGGACGCCACGGACCGCGCGCAGGTGCACGAACTGATGACGCTGGGGGAGCTCACCGAGCGCGCCTGGGCGAAGGACGTGCAGGTGATGGTCGAAGGGCCGGGCCACGTCCCGATGCACCAGATCGCCGCCAACATGGTGCTCCAGAAACGGCTGTGTCACGGTGCGCCCTTCTACGTTCTCGGTCCGCTGGTGACCGACATCGCCCCGGGGTACGACCACATCACTTCGGCCATCGGCGGCGCGATCGCCGCGTGGAACGGCGCGGATTTCCTGTGCTACGTGACGCCCTCGGAACACCTGCGGCTGCCGCCGGTCGAGGACGTGCGCGAAGGGGTGATCGCAACCCGGATCGCCGCGCACGCCGCCGACATCGCCCGGGGAATCCCCGGGGCGATGGACCGGGACGACAGGATGGCGGACGCGCGCCGCGCGCTCGACTGGAAGGCGCAGATCGAGCTGTCGATCGATCCGGAGCGGGCAAGCGCATGGCGGGGGGGATCCCTTCCGACCTCGGACGAGACGGCCTGCACGATGTGCGCGGACCTGTGTGCGATCAAGACGTCGCGGAAGGCGATCCGAAAAGGGTAGGACCCGCCGCCCCGCTACTTCTCGGGGTGAATCGACCGCACCTTTTCCCGGAACGACTCCGCGAACCGATCGGGGAACGCGGCCGCGAGCCGCTTTCCGGCGGCGATGGCCGTGGGGGCCGCCTTCGACTCGCGCAGCAGCCGCGCGTCCCGCGGCAGCAGGATCACCAGCAGGAACACGATCAGGATCGAGAACAGCGCGCCTTTCACCAGACCCGCCGCCATCCCCGCGAGCCGGTCCGTCCCCGACAACTTCGACTCCCGCACCCGATTCTCGATCAGCCCCCCGATCAGCCGGACCCCGAGGTACGCGGCGAGGAAGACGACCGCGTACGCGACCACCTCGGCGTACTGGAAGGAGAGGCCGAGCTTCTCCTGCGCAAGGGCGAAGTACCGGATCCCGAGCAGGTGTCCGGCGATCAGCCCCCCCAGGGAGAAGAGCTGCCCGACCAGGCCCTGGACGATCCCGGAGACGGCGAACCAGGCGATCAGTACGGCGAGGACCAGGTCGAGTAGGTTCATGTTCCCATTATGGCGTTCCCGGGGGGTTCCTTCAACCGAAACAGGCGGGAAAGAATCCCGAAGTGTGGAATCGGCACGGGAAGCGGTGTATAAATAATGTCCTGGGCGGACGCCCGGAATGACGCCGGAGTGGTGGAACTGGCAGACGCGCGGGACTCAAAATCCCGTGTCCGCAAGGACATGAGGGTTCGACCCCCTCCTCCGGCACCATGCGAGTCACAAGGGTCAGGGAGATTCCCTGGCCCTTGTTCGTTGGAGCGTCTATGGGGGGATATCATCCTGCCGTAGACGTCGCAAGCCGCCGCCACACGGGGAAAAGGGAGAAGGATGGGTGGAAAAAATTAAATATTTTTTAAAGAATCGCCGATATAATCACCGGCATAAACATTGGTGGATATCATAACGTTCGTATGCCGATTTC
Coding sequences within it:
- a CDS encoding CvpA family protein gives rise to the protein MNLLDLVLAVLIAWFAVSGIVQGLVGQLFSLGGLIAGHLLGIRYFALAQEKLGLSFQYAEVVAYAVVFLAAYLGVRLIGGLIENRVRESKLSGTDRLAGMAAGLVKGALFSILIVFLLVILLPRDARLLRESKAAPTAIAAGKRLAAAFPDRFAESFREKVRSIHPEK